In the genome of Bosea sp. BIWAKO-01, the window GCCTCTGGAAGGCGCCGGTCATGCCTTCAAGCGCGCTCATATGCTGATCGGCGATCAGACAATCGAGATTGGCGGATGCGAGCAGCGCCTCGATGGCGCCAAGCAGGACAAGGTCATTGGTACGGACGAGTTCATGCATTGTGTCATGGAGACGAAGGCAGGGTCTGCGCGCAAGCCATTTTCGGCCCTGAACTCGCGGGTGCGGCGTCAAAGTGCGATTGCGGGGGCTGGCCACCCATGCAACGGTTGTGGCAATGCAACAAAGCTGAAATCGGCCGGAGTGAGCAGCGTGGGCGTCGTCGTACCCTTCGAGGACAAGGAACAGGGACAGGCCAGCATTGAGGGTCTTGTCGGCCTGACACGCACCGACATGGAGCGCGTCAATGCGATGATCCTGTCACGCACCGGCTCGGACGTCACCATGATCCCGGAGGTCGCCAACCACCTGATCTCGTCGGGCGGCAAGCGCCTGCGGCCGATGCTGACGCTCGCCACGGCCGCGCTGTGCGGCTATCGCGGCGAGGGTCATGTCAAGCTCGCGGCCAGCGTCGAGTTCATGCACACCGCAACGCTGCTTCATGACGACGTCGTCGACGAGAGCGATATGCGCCGCGGCAAGCTCGCGGCCCGCATGGTCTGGGGCAATGAAGCGAGCGTGCTGGTCGGTGACTTCCTGCTCGGACAGGCCTTCAAGATGATGGTCGAGGTCGGCTCGCTCCGCGCGCTCGATATTCTCTCCACCGCAGCCGCCGTCATCGCCGAAGGCGAGGTGATGCAGCTCGCCGCGGCCAAGAACACCGCCACGACCGAGGACGAGTATCTCGCCGTCATCCGCGGCAAGACTGCGGAGCTGTTCGCGGCGGCCTGCGAAGTCGGGCCGGTGATCGCAGAATCACCCAAGGCCGATGCTGCCGCCTGCCGCAGCTATGGGCTCAATCTCGGCATCGCCTTCCAGCTCATCGACGACGCGCTTGATTATGGCGGCGTCGCGAACAAGCTCGGCAAGAACACCGGCGACGATTTCCGCGAGGGCAAGATCACCCTGCCGGTCGTGCTCTCCTTCCGGCGCGGCGACGAGACTGAGCGCGCCTTCTGGCGCCGCACGCTGCAGGATGGCGAGATCAAGGACGGCGATCTCGAGGAGGCGCAGGCGATCATGCGCCGTCACCGTGCCCTCGACGATACGATCGAGCGGGCCCAGCACTACGCCAAGATGGCGAAGGATGCGCTCGGCCTCTTCCCCTCATCGCCGATGAAGCAGGCGCTGAACGAGACGGTCGATTTCTGCGTGGCGCGGGCGCACTGAGCAGCCCGCGGACTTCATCTGAGCAGGGTCGGCTTGATCCACCAATCCGGCCGCTCATCCGCCAGCAGCTTCGCGGCGGCCGCGCTCTGCCGGCAATCGTCGAACAGGGCAAAGCAGGTCGCGCCCGAGCCTGACATTCTGCCGAGCCGGTAGCCCGGTAGCCGGGACAGCCGCTGCAGGACGTCGGTGATGATCGGCGCGACCTGGGCCGCCGGGGCTTCGAGATCGTTGCCGGTCCGATTCAGCGCGGCAAGCAGGTCCGGAGCAGCAGCAAAGCGCTCCGCCGCACCGATGCCCGTTTCCGCTGCGGCCGGGCAAAATTGCCCCTGCGCAAGTCCGAGCGTACGAAAAACGTCTGCGGTGCCGACGGCCACATTCGGGTTGACCAGAATGGCGAAGAGCGGCGGAAGGCACAGTGCGGGGCCGAGGCGCTCGCCAATCCCAGCCATGATGCGCGCGCGCGACTCGAGGCAGACCAGGACATCGGCGCCAACCCTGACGGCGGCGCGCTGCAGCTCGGGCGATGCAGGTGAGAGCCCGTTCAGCCTCGCCAGCAGACGCAAGGCGGCTGCTGCGTCAGCCGAGCCTCCGCCAATTCCGGAGGCGACCGGCAGACGCTTGACGAGGTGGAAATGTCCGGTTCGCAGTTCGGGGAACTCGTCCGCCAGCGCCTGCACGGCCCGGAGAACCAGATTCCCGTCATCGGCGACAAGACTGGTGCCTCGCGGACCGCCGATCGTCAGGCCGAGGCCTGAAGCTGGCTCCAGCGCCAGCGAATCACCGACGCTGGCGAACGCGACGAGGCTCTTCAGCTCGTGATAGCCATCGGCCCGACGGCCGAGGACTTTAAGATCGAGATTGACCTTGGCGCGAGCGCGGGTCGTCAGCGCAACAGGCACGCGAGGTCCGTCACCGCATCACAACGCATCGGTCAGCCGCCATCCGCCTTCGGCTCGGCGGCATTGGCCGAGGGGGCCTCCTCCAGCCCCTTCTCGATCTTGTGCTTGATCTTGACCAGATCCTCGGGCTCCGGGCTGAGATCGCGGGCGGCGTTCCACTGAAAGACCGCCTCCAGCTTGCGGTCGACGCGCCAATAGACATCGCCGAGATGATCGTTGATCACCGGGTCGGAGGGCCGCAGTTCCATCGCGCGCTCGAGTTCGCGGGTCGCCTCGGTATAGCGACCGAGCCGGTAGTAAGCCCAGCCGAGCGAATCGGTGATGTAGCCGTCACGCGGGCGCAGTTCGACGGCCCGGCGCAGCATGCCGAGCGCCTCATCGAGCTTGAGATGCTGATCGACCAGGGAATAGCCGAGATAGTTGAGCACCAGCGCCCGCTCGCGCCCCAGCGCCTCCGGCATCAGTTCGAGGGCCTTGCGGAGATCCTCCTCGGCCTCCGCCCAGCGCTTGATGCGC includes:
- a CDS encoding DUF2007 domain-containing protein, which produces MHELVRTNDLVLLGAIEALLASANLDCLIADQHMSALEGMTGAFQRRLLVREVDRRRARALLIEAGFGAELRDE
- a CDS encoding polyprenyl synthetase family protein — protein: MGVVVPFEDKEQGQASIEGLVGLTRTDMERVNAMILSRTGSDVTMIPEVANHLISSGGKRLRPMLTLATAALCGYRGEGHVKLAASVEFMHTATLLHDDVVDESDMRRGKLAARMVWGNEASVLVGDFLLGQAFKMMVEVGSLRALDILSTAAAVIAEGEVMQLAAAKNTATTEDEYLAVIRGKTAELFAAACEVGPVIAESPKADAAACRSYGLNLGIAFQLIDDALDYGGVANKLGKNTGDDFREGKITLPVVLSFRRGDETERAFWRRTLQDGEIKDGDLEEAQAIMRRHRALDDTIERAQHYAKMAKDALGLFPSSPMKQALNETVDFCVARAH
- a CDS encoding 4-(cytidine 5'-diphospho)-2-C-methyl-D-erythritol kinase, which translates into the protein MPVALTTRARAKVNLDLKVLGRRADGYHELKSLVAFASVGDSLALEPASGLGLTIGGPRGTSLVADDGNLVLRAVQALADEFPELRTGHFHLVKRLPVASGIGGGSADAAAALRLLARLNGLSPASPELQRAAVRVGADVLVCLESRARIMAGIGERLGPALCLPPLFAILVNPNVAVGTADVFRTLGLAQGQFCPAAAETGIGAAERFAAAPDLLAALNRTGNDLEAPAAQVAPIITDVLQRLSRLPGYRLGRMSGSGATCFALFDDCRQSAAAAKLLADERPDWWIKPTLLR